One Peterkaempfera bronchialis DNA window includes the following coding sequences:
- the pucL gene encoding factor-independent urate hydroxylase — MAHVLGQNQYGKAETRVVRITRSGARHEIKDVSVSVALSGDLDAMHLSGSNAHCLPTDSVKNTCYALAKQYGIDSAEGYGIRLARHFVAEVAPIHRARVRIEEYVWDRIRTPRAPARATGAEEADHSFVRRGGEVRTAEVHWDGKALQVVSGLKGLVVMNSTGSEFRGYLKDRYTTLQETDDRVLATEVTARWRHSFTGAEGEAEPGWDTGWAEVRDQLLEAFAETYSHSLQQTLHAMGTRVLDHQPGVAEIRLQLPNRHHFPVDLEPFGLRNENEVFHAADRPYGLIEGTVHREGAVPAIPVE; from the coding sequence ATGGCCCATGTGCTCGGCCAGAACCAGTACGGCAAGGCGGAGACCCGGGTGGTGCGGATCACCCGGAGCGGCGCCCGCCACGAGATCAAGGACGTCAGTGTCTCGGTGGCCCTCTCCGGCGACCTCGACGCGATGCACCTGTCCGGCAGCAACGCCCACTGCCTGCCGACCGACAGCGTCAAGAACACCTGCTACGCCCTGGCCAAGCAGTACGGCATCGACTCCGCCGAGGGGTACGGCATCCGGCTGGCCCGGCACTTCGTGGCCGAGGTGGCGCCGATCCACCGGGCCCGGGTGCGGATCGAGGAGTACGTCTGGGACCGGATCAGGACGCCGCGCGCCCCCGCCCGCGCCACCGGAGCCGAGGAGGCCGACCACTCCTTTGTGCGGCGCGGCGGCGAGGTGCGGACGGCGGAGGTCCACTGGGACGGTAAGGCCCTCCAGGTGGTCTCGGGGTTGAAGGGGCTGGTGGTGATGAACTCCACCGGCTCGGAGTTCCGGGGGTACCTCAAGGACCGGTACACCACCCTCCAGGAGACCGACGACCGGGTGCTGGCGACCGAGGTGACGGCCCGCTGGCGGCACTCCTTCACCGGCGCCGAGGGCGAGGCCGAACCCGGCTGGGACACCGGCTGGGCGGAGGTGCGCGACCAGCTGCTGGAGGCGTTCGCCGAGACCTACAGCCATTCGCTCCAGCAGACCCTGCACGCCATGGGCACCCGGGTGCTGGACCATCAGCCCGGGGTGGCGGAGATCCGGCTGCAACTGCCCAACCGGCACCACTTCCCGGTCGACCTGGAACCATTCGGCCTGCGGAACGAGAACGAGGTCTTCCATGCGGCCGACCGCCCATACGGCCTGATCGAGGGGACCGTGCACCGGGAGGGCGCGGTCCCCGCCATCCCCGTGGAGTAG
- the uraH gene encoding hydroxyisourate hydrolase translates to MTGISTHVLDTALGRPAEGVRVELSRQTEDGGWQLLAVSATDADGRCRDLPEVATGDDVLRLRFDTGGYLPGRPFFPEVSVVFTVAPDQSHYHVPLLLSPYGYSVYRGS, encoded by the coding sequence ATGACCGGCATCTCCACCCATGTCCTGGACACCGCCCTGGGCCGACCCGCCGAGGGCGTGCGGGTGGAGCTGTCCCGGCAGACCGAGGACGGCGGCTGGCAGCTGCTCGCGGTCTCCGCCACCGATGCCGACGGCCGCTGCCGGGACCTCCCTGAGGTGGCGACCGGGGATGACGTGCTGCGGCTGCGTTTCGACACCGGCGGCTATCTGCCGGGGCGGCCGTTCTTCCCCGAGGTGTCGGTGGTCTTCACCGTCGCGCCGGACCAGTCCCACTACCACGTGCCGCTGCTGCTCAGTCCGTACGGATACTCCGTCTACCGAGGGAGCTGA
- the uraD gene encoding 2-oxo-4-hydroxy-4-carboxy-5-ureidoimidazoline decarboxylase has product MPDRPPAPDRPPAPDRPPALDRLNAAPDGTLHATLREVCASRAWATAVAAARPWADRAALLAAGDAAVARLTAADLAEAMAGHARIGAPGGGGATARREQTGVMGADPALLAELRAANAAYEAKFGHVFLIRATGRTAAGMLAALRERYGNDAATETELIRAELRSINAVRLARLLDGTAP; this is encoded by the coding sequence GTGCCCGACCGCCCTCCGGCCCCCGACCGCCCTCCGGCCCCCGACCGCCCTCCGGCACTCGATCGGCTGAACGCCGCCCCCGACGGCACACTGCACGCGACGCTCCGCGAGGTCTGCGCCAGCCGCGCCTGGGCCACCGCCGTCGCCGCCGCCAGACCCTGGGCGGACCGCGCGGCGCTGCTGGCCGCCGGCGATGCGGCGGTGGCCCGCCTCACCGCCGCCGACCTGGCCGAGGCGATGGCCGGGCACGCCCGGATCGGTGCGCCGGGCGGCGGGGGCGCGACCGCCCGCCGGGAGCAGACCGGAGTCATGGGCGCCGACCCCGCGCTGCTGGCGGAGCTACGGGCGGCCAATGCCGCGTACGAGGCCAAGTTCGGCCATGTCTTCCTGATCCGCGCCACCGGCCGGACCGCCGCCGGGATGCTCGCGGCGCTCCGCGAGCGGTACGGCAACGACGCCGCCACCGAGACCGAGCTCATCCGGGCCGAGCTGCGCTCCATCAACGCCGTCCGGCTCGCCCGCCTGCTGGACGGGACCGCGCCATGA